In Anthonomus grandis grandis chromosome 5, icAntGran1.3, whole genome shotgun sequence, the following are encoded in one genomic region:
- the LOC126735997 gene encoding transient receptor potential cation channel protein painless-like codes for MELQIISYTLDDLYLAVIENNIESIQEILNKNRELLQEIKPEYGCPIISIACYKKEINQRTIRELLELGANCSDPNGDEGWRPIHYAACEKNLDALKTLVEFSKKCINDRDQYGNNALHFLFKSKNKPCSDLYDCADFLIEHGINVHQKNAKNLSPLDLFFKNKDTESQMVIQDILSKYGKGLVADEPDDKLLEYINKEDDNNVLQELKKIPPEQLCGEYRTQSLTLLELCCDHMLEQSVKYLLEKGVSPMDFKNKVAPIISMAQRGLFVIFKILLDSYKLEDLPSDLLLTILINIDEGQFHLKCYRALIDRIKDCELIRVKMVNYADKMLNTPLMYALCFANSNIVLELLGLGAYLGSRNILENTPIKIIEPQDLKTHLNNSVILCEEFNRYDEEFKVTFKFDSLVQSISDTSDTEVVFAMTKSRGVKHLVAHPVVVSFITLKWRQYQMIFYANFAAFILFFLSYAIFIFLDYNYNNTQNQKDLRDAAKGILFLLTISLTIRELFQIFVEYLEYLKHLDNYLEWILIIVAYLTIFSNENKRELWAVSVLLLSLAFVLQLGQHPAFSTSIVMLRTVAFNFFKSFLAYCVLIFSFAVSFYILFTKNIKDVNEQNYVESFDTFQVGMFKTLVMLTGEFDTGNLTGLFSDGFFITRVVFVFFILIVHLILLNLLNGLAVSDTQVIRNDAELFGHIARVKYIRLVENVLAAEGWLSKLSLRCSWLSMMFRPVKDIETGSLTQAQFELDYYPNKNKFCEWSPYYKLMKNVRLNDHTLNELRDIIQNKVKNDTAC; via the exons ATGGAACTACAAATAATAAGTTACACTCTAGATGATTTATATCTAGCcgttatagaaaataatattgaaagtATTCAAGAAATCCTTAACAAAAACCGAGAACTTCTGCAGGAGATAAAACCCGAGTATGGTTGCCCTATAATATCCATAGCATGTTACAAGAAGGAGATTAATCAAAGAACTATAAGGGAATTATTGGAATTGGGAGCTAATTGTAGTGATCCGAATGGCGATGAAGGGTGGAGGCCCATTCATTATGCTGCATGCgaaaaaaatcttgatgctTTAAAAACCCTCGTGGAGTTTTCTAAGAAATGTATAAATGATAGGGATCAATATG gaaacaaCGCGCTGCATTTTTTGttcaaatccaaaaataaaccTTGCAGTGATTTATACGATTGTGCTGATTTCCTTATTGAGCATGGCATAAATGTTCATCAGAAAAATGCCAAGAATCTAAGTCCACTGGATCTATTTTTTAAGAACAAAGATACTGAGAGCCAAATGGTAATCCAAGATATACTATCAAAG TATGGAAAAGGTCTTGTAGCCGACGAACCAGATGACAAATTGTTGGAGTATATTAACAAGGAGGACGATAACAATGTCTTACAAGAACTAAAGAAAATCCCTCCAGAACAGTTATGTGGCGAATACCGAACACAAAGTTTAACTTTACTTGAGTTATGTTGCGACCATATGTTAGAACAGTCTGTCAAATATCTCTTAGAAAAGGGCGTCAGTCCtatggattttaaaaataaagttgcaCCA ATTATCTCGATGGCACAAAGaggattatttgtaatatttaaaatactgcTAGATTCTTATAAATTAGAGGATTTACCTAGTGACTTACTTCTAACAATTCTAATAAATATTGACGAAGGACAATTCCATCTGAAGTGCTATAGAGCACTTATCGATCGTATAAAGGATTGTGAACTAATACGAGTAAAAATGGTAAATTATGCAGATAAAATGCTTAACACTCCACTGATGTATGCTCTATG ttttgcAAATTCAAATATCGTCCTAGAACTTCTCGGTTTGGGAGCTTACTTAGGGAGCCGAAACATACTGGAAAACACACCAATTAAGATAATCGAACCACAAGATTTAAAAACACACCTAAAtaattcagtaattttatgtGAAGAGTTTAATCGATACGATGAGGAATTTAAAGTTACATTTAAGTTTGATTCATTAGTGCAATCGATTTCCGACACATCTGATACTGAA GTGGTGTTTGCTATGACGAAATCACGTGGAGTTAAACATCTAGTGGCACACCCAGTGGTTGTAAGCTTCATTACCTTAAAATGGAGACAGTATCAAATGATATTTTACGCAAACTTTGCGgctttcatattattttttcttagttatgccatatttattttcttggattataattacaataataCGCAAAATCAAAAGGATCTAAGGGATGCAGCGAAAGgcatattgtttttattaacaatatcgTTAACCATAAGAGAGTTGTTCCAGATCTTCGTCGAATATTTGgagtatttaaaacatttggaTAACTACCTTGAATGGATTTTGATTATAGTAGCCTACTTAACTATCttttcaaatgaaaataaaagagAGTTGTGGGCCGTATCAGTTTTGTTACTGTCATTAGCATTTGTTCTTCAGCTGGGGCAGCATCCGGCTTTCTCCACGAGCATAGTAATGCTTAGAACGgtggcttttaattttttcaaatcgttTTTGGCATactgtgttttaattttttcttttgccgtaagtttttacattttatttactaaaaatatcaaGGATGTTAACGAACAAAATTATGTCGAATCCTTTGACACGTTTCAAGTTGGAATGTTTAAAACTCTAGTAATGCTTACAGGGGAATTCGATACCGGTAACCTTACCGGATTATTTTCGGATGGTTTTTTTATAACTAGGGTTGTGTTTGTCTTCTTTATACTTATAGTACATTTAATTTTGCTAAATCTTCTTAATGGTTTGGCTGTGAGTGATACTCAAGTTATACGTAATGATGCCGAGTTATTCGGACATATTGCCAGAGTTAAGTATATCAGATTAGTTGAGAATGTTCTGGCTGCTGAAGGTTGGTTGAGTAAATTAAGTTTGAGGTGCTCATGGTTATCAATGATGTTTAGGCCAGTAAAGGATATTGAGACTGGTAGTTTAACACAAGCACAGTTCGAGCTCGATTATTatcctaataaaaataagttttgtgAATGGAGCCCTTActataaattaatgaaaaatgtcaGATTGAACGATCACACTTTAAATGAATTGCGAGATATTATACAGAACAAAGTTAAAAACGACACCGCATGTTAA